The Pseudomonas multiresinivorans DNA window GCGGGGTTGATCACGTCGCGCCATTCGGAGGTGGTGGACTCGACGGGCTTGCCATCGAGGAAGAGTTTGACGGTCGGGACGGCAGGTGCAGTCATCGTGGTTCTCCCAGCCTGAAGGCTTTGTTCTTGTGTGGTCCGATCCTAACAGTGCATTTTTGATGTGCTCAATGAGGTGATGTGCAAGTATGGTCTGCAAATTTGCACAATTGGCGGCACATGGACTGGGACAATCTGCGGTTTTTCCTCGAACTCTCTCGTGCCGGCAAACTCACCGTCGCCGCGCGGCGCCTGGGCGTGGACCACACCACCGTTGCCCGCCGCCTGCAGGCGCTGGAAAAAAGCATCGGCGCGCAATTGCTGGTGCGCGAGCCCGCCGGCTATCGGCTGACCGAAGCCGGGCATGGTCTGTTGCCCCAGGCCGAGGCAATGGAAAGCGCCTGCAAGGTGATCGAGAAACGCCTGGCCGGCACCGAGGACAATCTCTCCGGCAAGGTGCGTATCGGCGCTACCGAGGGCTACGGCTCGACGTTGCTGACCTCGCAGCTGGTAGAGCTGAACCAGCGCCACCCGCATCTGGGTGTCGACTTGCTGGCCGTGCCGCGCGCGCTGCAGCTGTCGCGCCACGAGGCGGATATCGTCATCACCCTGGAGCGGCCCGGGCGCGGCCCTTACCTGATCACCCGGTTGACCGACTACGTATTGCGGCTCTATGCCTCGAAGGCCTACCTCGCCGAACGCGGACCGATCCGCACGCGCGACGACCTGCGCGAGCACGCGCTGGTGGGCTATGTTGACGACCTGCTGTACAGCAAGGAGCTGCAATACCTCGACGAGATCGGCCGGCCGCTGCACATGGCGCTGCGCTGCACCAGCATCCTCGCCCAGCAGCGGGCGGTGGCGGAGGGCGCGGGTTTGGCGATCCTGCCGGCATTTGCAGCGAGCGAAGACCCGTCGCTGCAGCCAGTGCTGGCTGGCGAGATCGAGTTCGTGCGGACGTTCTGGATGCTGATGCCCACGGAGCTCAAGGACATCGCGCGGATGCGCACGACCTGGGATTTCCTGCGGGAGAAGGCCGAGAGCAGCCAGGAAGTGTTGATGGGGCGAGGACACAGGTAGAAGCGAGCTGCTCGCGAACCCGAACACATTTCACCTGCACATACAGGTATGAGGCGGATTCGCGAGCAAGCTCGCTCCTACAGTTCGTGTGCCCCTCAAAGAAAACGGGCGGCCAATGGGCCGCCCGTTCTGCGTTACGCCAGGCCGACGTAAAGGTTCTGCACGTCGTCGTTGCCGTCCAGGGCGTCGAGGAAGGCTTCGACTTCCTCCAGTTCCGCGCCGGACAGGCTGACCGGGTTTTTCGCCTTGTAGCCGAGTTTGGCCGAGGCGACGGTGAAGCCATGCTCGGGCAGGGCGCGGCAGACGGCGTCCAGATCGGTGGAGTCGGTGAGGAACAGGGTGTCGCCGTCTTCCTCGCCCGGCTCGAAGTCCTGGGCACCGGCTTCGATGGCGGCCAGTTCCGGGTCGGCGTCAGTGCTGGCCGGGGTGGCCTCGACCAGGCCCAGGTAATCGAAGTCCCAGGATACCGAGCCGGAAGCGCCCAACTGGCCCTTGCGGAACAGCACGCGGATTTCGGCGATGGTGCGGTTCACGTTGTCGGTCAGGCACTCGACGATCACCGGCACGCGGTGCGGCGCGAAGCCTTCGTAGACCACGCGCTCGAAGGTGGCGGCGCCGTCCAGCAGGCCGGCGCCCTTCTTGATCGCGCGCTCCAGGGTGTCGCGGGGCATCGAGGCCTTCTTCGCCTGTTCGACGACCAGGCGCAGTTTCGGGTTCATGTCCGGGTCGGCGCCATTGCGCGCGGCGATCATGATTTCCTTCGACAGTTTGCCGAACACGCGGCCCTTGGCGTTGGCGGCGACTTCTTTATGTTTGGCTTTCCACTGGGCGCCCATAGTCGATCTCTTGCTGGCGGTTGCTGATGGGCGGCAAGTCTAAGGCCTCGCGCGGACTCTGGCGATATTTGCGGCGATATCCGGCAGCTCAGCGCGGCGCCGGCACCGCGAAGACCGCACTGGCCTGGGCCACCACCTTGTCTCCCACCGACAGCAGCGCGTTGGCAAAAGCCATCTGCCGGCCGCGCCGGCTGTGCAGCAGGCGGATGCTCAGCCAGTCGCCGACCTGGGCGCTGGAAACGTAATCCAGGGTCAGGCTGGCGGTGACCAGCGGTTGCGGCGGCTGGCTGGAGAAGGCCATGGCGTAGCCCATGCCGATGTCCGCCAGGGTAGCGAGAATGCCGCCATGCACGCCGCCGCGGCTGTTGGTGTGGCGCTCGTCCAGCAGCAGGCCCAGCTCCAGCGAATCGCCTTCGCCACGCACCAGGAAGGGACCGAGCAGGTCGAGCAGCGGGTTGCGTCGTTGCAGCGGCTGGAAACCCTCGGGATAGCCCAGATCGGCGAAAGCGTTCATTGCCAGCCTCCGGTGTGCTGTTGCAGCACGGCGCGCACGGTTTCGATCACCCGTTGCGGCACCTGGTAGTCGGGGTGCGCGCGGAACACCGCCGCGGCGTCGGCCAGGCGGGTGAGGGCAAGCAGTTCGCTTTCGGCCTTGCGGGTGTCGTTCACGCCGGCCGGCAGGGCCAGCGCCTGGCGCTCGCAGGAGCAGGGCGCCTGGGGATTCACCAGCCCGCAATGCTGCTGCATGAAGTCATCCAGCCGCTGGCGCGCCCGCGACAGGCGCTTGCGGTAGGTCGCCGGTTCGACCTCCAGCACGGCGGCGGCGGTTTCCGAATCCAGGCCGAAGGCGATATCCAGCACGTAGGCCAGGCGCTGTTCACGCTCCAGGCACATCAGCATGCCCTGGGTGCAGGCCAGCGCGATGCGTTCGGCGGCCAGCTTGTCCGCCGGTTCCAGCGGGCGCTCGTTGGCCTCGGCCAGACGCAGGCCTAGGTCGAGCTTCTCCGCCAGGGCTTCCAGCGACACGGTGGGCGTCTCGCGGACCTTGGTGCGCGCGGTCAGCAGCGCATTGCTGGCGATGCGGAAGGCCCAGGTGGAGAACTGGCTGTCGCCACGAAAGCTGGCGAGGTGCGTGGTGATGCGCAGGAGGATTTCCTGGCTGGCGTCCTGGGCGTCTTCGCGGCGGCCGAGCATGCGCAGGGCGAGGTTGTAGACCGGCGCCTGCAAGGCCAGCAGCAGCGCGTCGAGGGCAGCGGGTTCGCCCCGCTGGGCACATTGCAGTTGCTCGGGTTCGATGGCTGGGAATTTCACGGTGTCCTCCTGACGTGGCCGGGGAAATTCCGGCTCTTCTTCCTTGGACTCGGCGTGCGCGAGTTTTGTGACCGCCCTCAGCCCTGCTGGGAAAGAAAAGCGTACAGCCGCTCGTCCAGGGAATGCGCCACGTTGAAGCGCATCCACGGCACGCTGCGGCCATCGGGCATGAACAGCTGGCCGGGGAACAGCAGAATCTTCGCCTCCTTGGCGCGGCTGGCGAGCAGGGTGGCGTCGTCCACCGCGCGGTGCCGGGCCCAGAGGAACAACCCGGCGCGGGGCTCGTGGAAGATTTCCAGGCCGGCCGCTTCCAGACGCCGCGCCACGCTGTCGTGGGCTTCGCCAAGCTGGTCGCGCAACTGCCGTACGTGCTTGCGGTGGCGGCCTTGCAGGAGGATGTCCAGGGCCAGGGTCTCGGTGAGTTCCGAGCTGGTCAGGCCGCTGACCATCTTCAGCGGCACCAGCTCTTCGATCAGCTCCGGGTGGGCGGCGATGAAACCGGTGCGCAGTGCGGGTGCAATGACTTTCGACAGGCTGCCGATGTAGATCACCCGCGCCAGCTGGTCGAGGTTGGCCAGCAGCATCTGGCCGGCCGGGTCGAGGTCGGCGTAGATATCGTTCTCGACGATGAGGAAATCGTACTTTTCCGCCAGTTGCAGCAGTCGGTGCGCGGCGGCCAGGGACAGGCTGCCGCCGGTGGGGCTCTGCAGGCGCGCCTGGGTGAAATAGACCTTGGGCCGGTGCTCGCGGGCCAGTTGCTCCAGGCGGTCGAGGTCCAGCCCGTCGGCGCTGCGCGGCACTCCGAGCAGTTGCGCACCTTGCAGGCGCAGGTTGAGGAACAGGTTGTGGTAGCCGGGTTCGTCCACCAGCACCGGGTCGCCGCGCTGCACCAGGTAGCGCACGGTGAGGTCCAGCGCCTGGCTGGCGCCAGCGGTCAGCAGGATCTGTTCGGGGCTGGCGGCGACGCCGGCGTCGCCCATGCGGTCGGCGAGCTTGCCGCGCAGCTTCAGGTTTCCCTTGCTGTGACCATAGTTGCCGAACTGGGTCGGTTCTTCCCGCGCCAGGCTGCGCAGCCCGCGCTGCAGGCCTTCGCCATCCAGCCAGTGTTCCGGCAGCAGACCGACGCCGGGGCGAATCTCCATGCCCAGCGGCTGGAAGACCTTGTGCAGCAGCAAGTGCGCGTCGAAGTCGAATTCCGTCGGTGCCTCGGCGCTGGCGCTGTCCTCGACCGCCGGGCCGCGCACGTAGAAGCCGGCATTGGGCACCGCGTTCAGGCAGCCGCGCGCCACCAGCCGGTCGTAGGCCTCCACCACGGTGAAGTGGCTGACGCCATTGGCCTGGGCGAACTTGCGGATCGATGGCAGCTTGGCGCCTGCGCGCAGGCGCTGCTCGTCGATGGCCTGGGCGATGCCGTCGACGATCTGGGTGACCAGGGGAATGTCCGAGGTGGGGTCGAGCAACAGCATCCGAAGGTCCGATTCTTGTGAGGAAGGATCTGTACAGGTCGATGGACCATAACAGCACTGCAAATTCTGCAGGGTGCCTGTGCATGGTGCGGGCGGGGCGCGCCCAGCACACTCGGTCCCAGACGGCGGCAATACGCCGCACAGCCTGACAGAACAACAAGGACCACCCGTCATGCGTGACACAGCTTACAACATCGATCCGTCGAGTATTTCCGCCGAAGAGTGGCAGGCCCGCTGCGACCTCGCCGCGCTGTATCGCCTGATCGCGCACTTCCGCTGGACCGACCACATCGACACCCACATCTCCGCGCGGGTGCCGGGCGAGCCGGGCCACTACCTGATCAACCGCTACGGCGTGCTGTTCCATGAAATGCGCGCCTCCGACCTGGTGAAGGTCGACCATGCGGGCGACGTCATCGACCCACGCTTTGGTCCGAAAAGCGTCAATCGTGCCGGCTTCAACATCCATTCTGCGGTGCACGCTGCTCGCGAAGACGTGGCTTGCGTGATCCACACCCACACCGCCGCCGGCATCGCGGTATCCGCCCAGGAAGACGGCCTGCTGCCGATCAGCCAGCACGCGCTGAAGTTCTATAACCGCCTGGGCTACCACGACTACGAAGGCATCGCCCTGGACCCGGACGAGCGCTCGCGCCTGGTCAACGACCTGGGCAGCCACATGGTGATGATCCTGCGCAATCACGGCCTGCTGGCCACCGGGCGTTGCATCGCCGAAGCCTTCAACCAGATCTACTTCCTCGAACGCGCCTGCCAGGCGCAGGTCCAGGCCCTGGCTGGCGGTCGCCAGTTGCGCTACCCGGCGCCCGCGGTATGCGAGCGCGTTGCCGTGCAGGAAGAGGAGGCGCTGGTCGACGGCCTGCACCTGCTGGCCTGGGAGTCGGCGCTGCGCCTGATCGAGGACGGTGAGGCGGTCTACCGCACCTGACCCTGTTATCGTGCCCCGGTCCGCAGAGGCCGGGCGCCTGCGTGCTTAAGCAATCTGCCAACAACAAAGCCAAGAGGTGGAAATGAAGAACCCGATTCTGGGAGCCCTGCTCATGGGCGTGGCGTCCGGCGCCATGGCTGCTGACCTGACCGTGATCTCCTTCGGCGGCACCAGCAAGGATGTACAGACCGAAGCCTTCTACAAACCCTTCGAGAAGAAGGAAGGCATGAAGGTGATCGCCGGCGAGTACAACGGCGAAATGGGCAAGATCAAGGCGATGGTCGACACCGGCAGCGTCAACTGGGACGTCGTCCAGGTGGAAGGCCCGGAGCTGCTGCGTGGCTGCGAAGACGGCCTGTTCGAACAGCTCGACCCGGCGATTCTCGGCAAGGCCGAGGACTACGTGCCCGGCACCATCTCCGACTGCGGCGCCGGCCTGCTGGTCTGGTCGATGGCCATGGTCTACGACGGCAAGCGCTTCGCCAACGGCCCCACCGGCTGGACGGACTTCTGGGATACCAAGAAATTCCCCGGCAAACGCTCGCTGCGCAAGGGCGCCAAGTACACCCTGGAGATCGCCCTGCTGGCCGACGGCGTGAAGAAGGAAGACCTGTACAAGGAGCTGGCGACGAAAGAGGGCGTGGACCGCGCGTTCAAGAAGCTCGATGAGATCAAGCCGTCGATCCAGTGGTGGGAGTCCGGCGCGCAGCCGATGCAGTTCATCGCCAGCGGCGACGTGGCCATGAGCACCGCCTACAACGGCCGCGCCTTCGCCGCCCAGGAAGAGGGCGCGCCGATGAAAGTGGTATGGAACGGCAGCCTCCTCGCCATCGATTCCTGGGCGATCCCCAAGGGCAGTCCGAACAAGAAGGCCGCCGAGGACTTCATCGCCTTCTCGCTCCAACCTGAGCAGCAGAAGATCCATACCGTGAAGCTGGGCTACGGCTCGGTGAACCTGGGAACGACCAAGCTCCTGGATCCGAAGCTGCTCGAACGCCTGAATACTGCTCCGGAAAACCTGGAGCAGGCGGTCCCGGTGAACTTCGAGTTCTGGGTCGACCACGGCGAGGACCTGGAACAGCGCTTCAACGCCTGGGCGGCGAAGGGCTGACCGCAGCGGCGCGGGTAATACTGCCCGCGCCGCGGAGGGGAACGTCTGGTATTCGGCCTGACGTCAGTCGGGTTCGCGAGCAAGCTCGTTCCTACAAGGTCGCACCGACATTTGCCTGTAGGAGCGAGCTTGCTCGCGAATCGCTTCCTGCCGTTGTAGCCGTCAAGCCTTGCGCCAGACGCTCGCCAGCCAGGGCTGCTGCTCGCGAGGCAGGCCGGCGGGGCGGTAGTAGTGTTCCAACTCGCGGAAACCCGCGGCTTCCAGCAAGCGCGTCCAGTTCTGCAGATCGTGGTAAGAGCCATAGCGCCCGCCATTCCAGCCCTCCTGGTTCTCCCCGCGCGGATTGGAGCTGAACAACACGCCACCCGGCTTCAGCGCCGCCTGCAACTGGCCGAGCACGCGTGGCAGTTCATTGCGCGGGACGTGGAACAGGCTGGCATTGGCATAGATGCCATCGAAGCGCCCGGCGGGCAGGTCGAGAGCCAGGAAGTCCTGCTGCCAGACCTCGCAGCCGCTGGCTTCGCGGGCCATGGCGACGAAGTCGGCGCAGCCGTCCAGGCCGACGGGTTCATGCCCCAGACGCTTCAGCGCACACAGGTCGCGCCCCGGGCCGCAGCCGAAGTCGAGCAGGGCGAAGGGCGCATCGCCCTGGATGTGCCGCAGCAGCGCGGCGATGTTCTGGGTGACATCGTGGTCCCAGGTACCTTCGCGAAACGCTTCGGCGCGCTCCTGGTAATGCTGCAGGGTCACGCGGGTGATATCGCGCAGGATCGGGTCTTCGGGGTTCATGGCGGTGATCGGTCAGGACGAGATATCTGATTCTACAGCGGCAATGCCCCTGCACGAATACGGGTCCAAAGGCGCCCGGATCGGCCCGCCTCCTGCGCACACAATTTGAAAGTCGGCCTCGGGGCGCGGTGCATTCAGGCGCGGCCCTAAACTGAGGCATTGCCTTCACGGATCACCGACATGCCCCAGCGCTGCAGCCCCATCGATCAACTTGCCAGCCTCCCCTGGCCCAAACTCGCCGCGCAGCTCGACGCCGACGGTCACGCGTTGATCCCAGGCCTGCTCGACAAGGCGCAATGCGAAGCCCTGCGCGCGCTTTACGAGCAGGACGCGCCGTTTCGCAGCCGGGTGATCATGGCCCGGCACAACTTCGGCCTCGGTGAGTACCGTTACTTTGCCTATCCCTTGCCGGCCCTGCTGCAGGCGTTGCGCGAAGCCTTCTATCCGCCACTGTGCGCCATCGCCAACTCCTGGCACGAGCGCATGGGTAGCGGCATCCATTACCCGCCGGAGCACGCCGACTTCCTCGCTCAATGCCATGCCGCCGGGCAGCGGCGGCCGACGCCCTTGCTGCTGCGCTATCGCTCCGGCGATTACAACTGCCTGCACCAGGACCTGTACGGGGAGCTGGCCTTCCCGCTGCAGGTGGCGATCCTGCTGTCGCAACCGGGCGAGGAGTTCGAGGGCGGCGAGTTCGTCCTCACCGAGCAGCGGCCGCGCATGCAGTCGCGGGTGGCGGTGGTGCCGCTCAGGCAAGGCGATGCCGTGGTGTTCGCCGTGGCCCAGCGGCCGGTACAGGGCGTGCGCGGCTACCACCGGGTCAACCTGCGCCATGGCGTCAGCCGCCTGCATACCGGCGAGCGCTTCACCCTCGGGGGTGATCTTCCACGATGCGCTGTGAGGAGTAGCATGGATCGGTCCAGGGAGCCGGGAGAAAGACATGCACTACGAAGTGATTCAACGCCATCGCAGCGAATACCCCGCGCCCATCACCTTCGCCAAGGGCGCGCCGTTGTTCGTCGGCGAACGCTACGAAGGCGCCGAGGGCTGGGAGGACTGGTACTTCTGCTCCACGCCGGGGCAGCGCGAGGGCTGGGTGCCGGCGCAGGTCTTCAACATGACCGCGCCGGGCGCCGGGGTGGCGATGGAGGATTACACCGCCCGCGAACTCGACGTGGAGGTCGGCGAGCGGCTCGAAGGCGGCCGCGAGCTGGGTGGCTGGCTCTGGTGCATCCGCTCCGGCGGCGAGGCCGGCTGGGTGCCGCTGGATTGCCTGCAGGAGGTCAGCGCCTGACCCGGTAACGGGGTCAGGCCTTGTAGCGGCGCCCGGCGTGCTGCCTGAGCCAGGCCATCAGCCCGCGCTGCTGTACCACCGTGGGTTGTTCGACCAGCAATGCGGCGCTGGCCTTCTGCCGGAAGTCCAGCAGTCGGCCCATGGCCTCGGCGATCTCCTGGCGCGCTTCCATGCAGGGCGCCAGGGTTTCCTTGTCGATGTAATAGGCAGCGCCGTCGCTGATGGCGGTGAATTGCGCCTGCCAGCCGGAGCCGGTGAGCACGCCGGCTTCGCCGAAGACTTCGCCCGGCCCCATGCGTCCGGCCTCGATGCTCTGGGCGTCCTGGGGCAGGGTGACGCTGACGACGCCCGAGTCGATGATCAGCAGGCGGTCGCTGACATCCCCCGGCGCCAGCAGCACTTCACCGCGTTTGAAGGGCCGGCGCTGCATGCGGTTCGCCAGTTCGTCACGCTCCTCGTCCCGCAGCGCATCGAACAGCCCCGAGCGCACCAGCAACGCCCGCGCCCGCGAGGCGCTTTCGCGCATCGGTGCGTCGGCTTCGGCCAGCAGGTTGATGCCGGCGGCCTGCAGGTGGCGGTAGGCAAGGTCGAACAGCTGGTTGCGTACCTCGCGCTTCTCGCCCATGGCGGCGACGAAGCCGCTCATCTCGTACTCCACGCCATCGGGCGCCGACTTGCGCACGCTTACTGCCGGCGCTGGGTTGGCCAGCAGGGCGCGGCAGCCGCCGAGGGCGTGCTCCAGCGCCTCGATCACCTTGCGCGGGCGAATATGCGGGCTGACCGTCAGGCTCACGCTGACGCCATACAGGTTCGCCGGACGGCTCAGGTTGAGCACCTTGGCCCTGGCGGCGAGGGAGTTTGGCACCACGGCCAGCGTGCCCTGGGAGGTCTGCAGGTAGGTGGAGCGCCAGTCGATCTCGGTGACCTTGCCCTCGATGCCGTCGATGGAGATCCAGTCGTCCAGCTGGTACGGCTTGGTGGTGTTCAGCACGATGCCGGAGAACACATCGCTCAGGGTGCTCTGCAGCGCGAGGCCGAGGACGATGGCGACCACCCCGGAAGTTGCCAGCAGGCCTTTCACCGGTAGCTCCAGTACATAGCCGGCGGCAGCGATGATGGCGACCAGGAAGATCAGCGCGCCGACCACGTCCTGCAGCAGCCGCCCGCCATGGCCGATGCGCTGCACCAGCAGGAAGCCCAGCACGACCGTCAGGCAGCGCGCGGAGAACAGCCACCAGATGATTTGCACGGCGGTGGCGACCATGTGGCTGGGCAGGTCGTCCGCCCAGGGCGCGGCGCGCAGCGGGTTCATCCCGGCGTTGAACAGCAGCAGGCTGAACAGCAGGAAGCCGACCAGCCGCACGGCCAGGCGCCAATGCGGATGGGCCGGACCGACCAGCCGCCAGAGCAGCAGGTCGATCAGCAGCAGGAAGGGAGCGGCGAACAGTGGGTGGCTAGTGAGCAGGGCGGGCATCGAGCCTCTCCTTGGAGCGATCGCAAGAAGATGGCACAGAAAGCGCTTTCTGGCAGCGGCCTCAGCTCGGGTTGTGCGGGTTCACCAGCTTCAGCCATTCATCGGTCTCGACTTCGCCGGCGATGCGCAACCGCGGCTGGGCCTCGTCGAACAGCACCAGCGCGCTGCCGTACTCGGGCGTGTCGGTCTCGCGCACCTTGAGGTTCTCGCGCAGCAGGTCGAAGCATTCGCTGTGGGTGACCAGCACCAGGTTGCGATGCGCGGCCTTGTGTTCGCGGATCTGCGCGGCGAGGTCGCCGTCCTTGCAGGTGAGCAGCCAGTCCTGGCGCGCCACGTCGCGGTCGAACATCAGGTCGGCGGTCTGCATGGTGCGGTTGGCCGGGCTGCTGTAGATGTCGGTGGCGGTCAGGCCCAGGCGGGCGATGCTCTCGCCCATGCTCCGGGCCAGGGCGGCGGCACGCGCGGTGATGCCGTCGGCGGCGCCCAGGCACTCGGCGCTGGAACGGTCGCAGCGCTCCATGTGGCGCACCAGCAGGACGACTCCGCCACGGGCCCAGTTCTGTGCGAACAGGCTGCTGCCGGGCACGTCCTCCAGTGGCGAGGGCAGTGAGCGCCAGGCCACCAGGGCGAGGGTGGTGCAGGTCAGCAGGGAAACGGCCAGAAGGCGAAGGCGGGGCAAGGGCGATCCTCGGCGGTGGCTGCCGCGCGGGATGCGGGAAGCTGGGTGCATGCTGCACCCGGCGGGTGACAATCACGCGATGGGTTGATGACGAGGCGGTGATGAAAGTTCCGCCTGCCCATCGGAAGCTTGGCCGTCAGCGTTCGCCCTCGACCACGCTGACGGTGGCGGTGGTACCGGCGCGCAGGCGGTCGCGGCCCTTGTAGTCCGGGTCGATGGCGATGCGCACGGGGATGCGCTGGGCCAGTTTGACCCAGGTGTAGCTCGGATTGATGTTCGCCAGCAGTCGCGCGCCAGGGGCGTTCTCGCGGTCGGTGATGGCGAAGGCGATGCTTTCGACGCGGCCGTCGAAGCGCTCGCCGCTCATCAGTTGCACGTTCACCGCGTCGCCCTCGCGGATTCGCGGCAGCTTGGTCTCCTCGAAATAGCCGCCGACATAAAAGGAATCGCTGTCCACCAGCGCCACCAGTGAATGGCCGGCGGTGGCGTAGTCGCCTGCGCGGGTCAGCAGGTTGGTCACATAGCCGTTCACCGGCGCCACCACCTGAGTGCGTTCCAGGTCCAGGCGGGCCTGTTTCTGCGCGGCTTCGGCCAGCGCCACGTTGGCCTGCGCCAGGCCCAGGTTGGCCTGTTCGCGCAGCAGCTGCGCCTCGGCCACGGTGACATCGGTATGGGCCTTCTCCCATTCCTCGTTGGAGATCGCCGAGCGCGCCTTCAGCTCCTTGCGGCGGACTTCCTCGCTCTGCCGCTGGCGCAGCAGTGCCTGGTTGGCGGCGATGGCTGCCTGGGACTGGCCGAGCGCGGCGCGAGCGACTTCCACCGCGCGATCGGCATGCAACACCGCCAGCTCGTAGCGCGCCGGATCGATGATCAGCAGCAGCTCGCCCTTGCTGACGTGCTGGTTGTCTTTCACCCGCAACTCGACGATGCGCCCGGTGACGTCCGCCGAGACTGTCACCACGTCGGCACGCACCCGGGCGTCGCGAGTCCAGGGCGCACGGGTGTAGTAGGTCCAGGCGAAGAAGCCGAGGACCAGGGCGAGCGCCACGACGGCCAGGGTGATCAGTGGCGGCAGGGCTTTGCGCAGGCCGGCCATTCAGTGCAGCGCTCCCATGAGCAGGATCAGGCCTGCACAGAGGCAGGCGTAGAGCGCTCCTTCGAACAGCGCCTCGTGCCAGACCAGGCGCAGTACGCCGAGTCGGCGCAGGCTCCAGTCCAGCAGCAGGAAGATCGGCAAGGCCAGCAGCAGGGCCTGGGCCAGCGGTGGCAGGTAGACCCCGCCCAGTTCGATATCAACGGGCATGCAGCGCGGGTTCCCCATGGTCGTCGTGGAAGGCGGTGGATTCGCCGTAAAGGTCGCGGAAGCGCTCCAGCAGGTCGGCGGCCACCAGCAGCGCCACGCCGCTGACGAACACCGGGCGCATGGCGTCGCCACTGGGGTAGCTGCCGTGGCTCTGCAGCTCGTCCAGTTCGTTGCCCAGCTCGCGCATGGCCGGCAGCACCCGGTGCAGCGGGGCGGCGGGTGGCTGGTCGAGGCAGGCGGCGAGCTCATCCAGCAGCA harbors:
- a CDS encoding DUF1656 domain-containing protein; the protein is MPVDIELGGVYLPPLAQALLLALPIFLLLDWSLRRLGVLRLVWHEALFEGALYACLCAGLILLMGALH
- a CDS encoding histidine phosphatase family protein — encoded protein: MPRLRLLAVSLLTCTTLALVAWRSLPSPLEDVPGSSLFAQNWARGGVVLLVRHMERCDRSSAECLGAADGITARAAALARSMGESIARLGLTATDIYSSPANRTMQTADLMFDRDVARQDWLLTCKDGDLAAQIREHKAAHRNLVLVTHSECFDLLRENLKVRETDTPEYGSALVLFDEAQPRLRIAGEVETDEWLKLVNPHNPS
- a CDS encoding HlyD family secretion protein yields the protein MAGLRKALPPLITLAVVALALVLGFFAWTYYTRAPWTRDARVRADVVTVSADVTGRIVELRVKDNQHVSKGELLLIIDPARYELAVLHADRAVEVARAALGQSQAAIAANQALLRQRQSEEVRRKELKARSAISNEEWEKAHTDVTVAEAQLLREQANLGLAQANVALAEAAQKQARLDLERTQVVAPVNGYVTNLLTRAGDYATAGHSLVALVDSDSFYVGGYFEETKLPRIREGDAVNVQLMSGERFDGRVESIAFAITDRENAPGARLLANINPSYTWVKLAQRIPVRIAIDPDYKGRDRLRAGTTATVSVVEGER